A stretch of Lysobacter sp. K5869 DNA encodes these proteins:
- a CDS encoding HNH endonuclease, with protein MNWQDAACLYARGAVAWTLGDPCLQVHGGINRFTGERSVLELHPIVAARGHARPGALDPTPALTNAALFARDGHLCMYCGHDFHRPHLTRDHVVPVSKGGRDIWENVVAACFACNSRKGNRTPQQAGMPLLAVPYRPSWVEHLILSNRNILADQMAFLKNQLPKNARIHA; from the coding sequence ATGAACTGGCAAGACGCCGCCTGCCTGTACGCGCGCGGCGCCGTCGCCTGGACCCTCGGCGACCCCTGCCTGCAGGTGCACGGCGGCATCAACCGCTTCACCGGCGAGCGCAGCGTGCTCGAGCTGCACCCCATCGTGGCCGCGCGCGGCCACGCGCGCCCCGGCGCGCTCGACCCGACCCCGGCGCTGACCAACGCCGCGCTGTTCGCGCGCGACGGCCACCTGTGCATGTACTGCGGCCACGACTTCCACCGCCCGCACCTCACCCGCGATCACGTCGTGCCGGTGTCCAAGGGCGGCCGCGACATCTGGGAGAACGTGGTCGCCGCCTGCTTCGCCTGCAATTCGCGCAAGGGCAACCGCACCCCGCAGCAGGCCGGCATGCCGCTGCTCGCGGTGCCGTACCGGCCGAGCTGGGTCGAGCATCTGATCCTGTCGAACAGGAACATCCTGGCCGACCAGATGGCGTTCTTGAAGAATCAGTTGCCGAAGAACGCGCGCATCCACGCTTAG
- a CDS encoding acyl-CoA dehydrogenase C-terminal domain-containing protein, producing MSTYKAPLTDMRFVLFDVLGAEAQFQRLGYADATRDTLDAVLEEGARFNETVLAPLNAVGDQIGCKHDKATGAVTTPPGFKQAYDQFVDGGWSGLTAEIQFGGQGLPHAAGVPLKEMIDAANLAWGNFPLLSHGATEALLHHGEAWQQEVFLKPLVEGRWTGTMCLTEPHCGTDLGLLKTKAEPQADGSYAISGTKIFITAGEHDLTDNIIHLVLARLPDAPAGSKGISLFIVPKVKVARDGSVGEANAVRCGSLEHKMGIHGSATCVMNFDGAQGYLIGQPNKGLMAMFTMMNTARLAVGLQGLGLSDRALQNALRYSRDRLQMRALSGPKFPELPADPIIVHPDVRRMLLTCKALVEGGRAMGYDAALLVDIAHAAPDEKERAEADALIGFMTPIVKACLTEWGVECTYHALQCFGGHGYIAEHGMEQLARDARITTLYEGTTGIQALDLLGRKVMQLQGAGLQAMLAKIEAFCAQNENNAAVAEFVAPLRQAAGEWLQLTMSVGKRAAANADEVGAASYDYLFYSGYVCLAYWWARSVAAAAASGQSQAFKDAKLETARFYFARLLPRTQAHKAAIDSGVAPLMALAAEGFDA from the coding sequence ATGAGCACCTACAAAGCCCCCCTCACCGACATGCGTTTCGTCCTGTTCGACGTGCTCGGCGCCGAAGCGCAGTTCCAGCGCCTGGGTTATGCCGACGCCACCCGCGACACGCTCGACGCGGTGTTGGAAGAAGGCGCGCGCTTCAACGAAACCGTGCTCGCGCCGCTCAACGCGGTCGGCGATCAGATCGGCTGCAAGCACGACAAGGCCACCGGCGCGGTGACCACGCCGCCGGGCTTCAAGCAGGCCTACGACCAGTTCGTCGATGGCGGTTGGTCCGGCCTCACCGCGGAAATCCAGTTCGGCGGCCAAGGCCTGCCGCACGCGGCCGGCGTGCCGCTCAAGGAAATGATCGACGCGGCCAATCTGGCCTGGGGCAACTTCCCGCTGCTCTCGCACGGCGCCACCGAGGCGCTGCTGCACCACGGCGAGGCGTGGCAGCAGGAAGTGTTCCTCAAGCCGCTGGTGGAAGGCCGCTGGACCGGCACCATGTGCCTCACCGAACCGCATTGCGGCACCGACCTGGGCCTGCTCAAGACCAAAGCCGAGCCGCAGGCCGACGGTTCGTACGCGATCAGCGGCACCAAGATCTTCATCACCGCCGGCGAGCACGACCTCACCGACAACATCATCCATCTGGTGCTCGCGCGCCTGCCGGACGCGCCGGCCGGCAGCAAGGGCATTTCCTTGTTCATCGTGCCCAAGGTCAAAGTCGCGCGCGACGGCAGCGTCGGCGAAGCCAACGCGGTGCGTTGCGGCAGCCTCGAACACAAGATGGGCATCCACGGCTCCGCCACCTGCGTCATGAACTTCGACGGCGCTCAGGGCTATCTGATCGGGCAGCCGAACAAGGGTCTGATGGCGATGTTTACGATGATGAACACCGCCCGCCTCGCGGTCGGCCTGCAAGGCCTGGGCCTGAGCGACCGCGCGCTGCAGAACGCGCTGCGCTACTCGCGCGACCGCTTGCAGATGCGCGCGCTGTCGGGCCCGAAATTCCCCGAATTGCCGGCCGATCCGATCATCGTCCACCCCGACGTGCGGCGCATGCTGCTGACCTGCAAGGCGCTGGTCGAAGGCGGCCGCGCGATGGGCTACGACGCCGCGCTGCTGGTCGACATCGCCCACGCCGCGCCGGACGAAAAAGAACGCGCCGAAGCCGACGCGCTGATCGGTTTCATGACCCCCATCGTCAAGGCCTGCCTCACCGAGTGGGGCGTGGAATGCACCTACCACGCGCTGCAGTGCTTCGGCGGCCACGGCTACATCGCCGAGCACGGCATGGAGCAGCTCGCCCGCGACGCGCGCATCACCACCTTGTACGAAGGCACCACCGGCATCCAGGCGCTGGACCTGCTCGGCCGCAAGGTCATGCAGCTGCAGGGCGCCGGCTTGCAGGCGATGTTGGCCAAGATCGAAGCCTTCTGCGCGCAGAACGAGAACAACGCCGCGGTGGCCGAGTTCGTCGCGCCGCTGCGCCAGGCCGCCGGCGAATGGCTGCAGCTGACGATGTCGGTCGGCAAGCGCGCGGCGGCCAACGCGGACGAAGTCGGCGCGGCTTCGTACGACTACTTGTTCTATTCCGGCTACGTCTGCCTCGCCTATTGGTGGGCGCGCAGCGTCGCCGCGGCCGCCGCGTCGGGCCAGAGCCAGGCGTTCAAGGACGCCAAGCTGGAAACCGCGCGTTTCTACTTCGCCCGCCTGCTGCCGCGCACCCAGGCGCACAAGGCCGCGATCGACAGCGGCGTCGCGCCGCTGATGGCGCTGGCCGCGGAGGGCTTCGACGCGTGA
- a CDS encoding LEA type 2 family protein, which produces MKAGVWVRVFGAALVLASLAACKSGPVRRVSEPAARIQQLTVKADGSWSVDLRLENFSSIPMQFDRIDLQVKLGEEAAGQLQTQPALSIGPESADVVTVALKPAAGAKLAIADALAGGRSVAYSLKGDIVATPSETKQRTFQVERSSALSPAPGLPGVMR; this is translated from the coding sequence ATGAAGGCAGGGGTCTGGGTGCGGGTGTTCGGCGCGGCGCTGGTGTTGGCCTCGCTGGCGGCATGCAAGTCCGGTCCGGTGCGGCGCGTGTCCGAGCCGGCCGCGCGTATCCAGCAGCTCACGGTCAAGGCCGACGGCAGTTGGTCGGTGGATCTGCGCCTGGAGAACTTCAGCAGCATCCCGATGCAGTTCGACCGCATCGACCTGCAGGTCAAGCTCGGCGAGGAAGCCGCCGGCCAGCTGCAGACCCAGCCGGCGCTGTCGATCGGCCCGGAATCGGCCGACGTCGTCACCGTCGCGCTCAAGCCCGCCGCCGGCGCCAAGCTCGCCATCGCCGACGCCCTCGCCGGCGGCCGCAGCGTCGCTTACAGCCTCAAGGGCGACATCGTCGCCACTCCCAGCGAGACCAAGCAGCGCACCTTCCAGGTCGAGCGCAGCAGCGCTCTGAGCCCGGCGCCCGGCTTGCCCGGTGTGATGCGCTGA
- a CDS encoding response regulator transcription factor: MADSSVRVLIADDHTMVRESLAGLLRGAGVDVVAQAADGVETLQRAQELHPDVVVTDLSMPGLNGLEVIRRLHEQTPAPRVLVLTMHQEDEYILQAVRAGASGYVVKDSPAAELLAAVRDVHAGRGYFGPQAARALAEQLRHPERELGDPYGRLTAREREVFHLIADGLTTKEIARRLAISVKTAENHRARVLDKLGVRNSAELVRYASRKGLVD; this comes from the coding sequence ATGGCCGACTCCAGCGTGCGCGTGCTCATCGCCGACGATCACACCATGGTGCGCGAGAGCCTCGCCGGCCTGCTGCGCGGCGCCGGCGTCGACGTGGTGGCGCAGGCCGCCGACGGCGTGGAGACCCTGCAGCGCGCGCAGGAACTGCATCCGGACGTGGTCGTCACCGACCTGTCGATGCCCGGCCTCAACGGCCTGGAAGTGATCCGCCGCCTGCACGAACAAACGCCCGCGCCGCGCGTGCTGGTGCTGACCATGCATCAGGAAGACGAATACATCCTGCAAGCCGTGCGCGCCGGCGCCAGCGGTTACGTGGTCAAGGACAGCCCCGCCGCGGAACTGCTCGCCGCGGTGCGCGACGTGCACGCCGGGCGCGGCTACTTCGGCCCGCAGGCCGCGCGCGCGCTGGCCGAGCAACTGCGCCACCCCGAGCGCGAACTCGGCGATCCCTACGGCCGCCTGACCGCGCGCGAACGCGAGGTGTTCCACCTGATCGCCGACGGCCTGACCACCAAGGAAATCGCGCGGCGGCTCGCCATCAGTGTGAAGACCGCGGAGAACCACCGGGCGCGCGTGCTCGACAAGCTCGGCGTGCGCAACAGCGCGGAGCTGGTGCGGTATGCCTCGCGCAAGGGGTTGGTGGATTGA
- a CDS encoding sensor histidine kinase produces MSDPSELRALYRDLLQRLQRNEREFRRLGRAVWRVQEDERRRIARELHDGVGQNLTALKLRLHELQAALDPAQAALHDGLAQALALCGDTLEDTRELSRLLRPPILDDLGLESALRWLARSHDGRGGARVELELGALPELDGELQTLLFRTAQEALANASRHSQAQKVTLSLQRRGEELHLDVRDDGRGCDPVAAIASGGNGLSGMRERLRLYGGRLDLVSAPGQGLRLTARVPLDYA; encoded by the coding sequence ATGAGCGATCCGTCGGAACTGCGCGCGCTCTACCGCGATCTGCTGCAACGTTTGCAGCGCAACGAACGCGAGTTCCGCCGCCTCGGCCGCGCGGTGTGGCGGGTGCAGGAAGACGAGCGCCGCCGCATCGCCCGCGAGCTGCACGACGGCGTCGGCCAGAACCTCACCGCGCTCAAGCTGCGCCTGCACGAACTGCAGGCCGCGCTCGACCCGGCCCAGGCCGCGCTGCACGACGGCCTCGCCCAGGCGCTGGCGCTGTGCGGCGACACCTTGGAAGACACGCGCGAACTCTCGCGCCTGCTGCGCCCGCCGATCCTCGACGATCTCGGCCTGGAATCCGCGCTGCGCTGGCTGGCGCGCAGCCACGACGGCCGCGGCGGCGCGCGGGTCGAACTGGAACTGGGCGCGCTGCCCGAACTCGACGGCGAACTGCAGACCCTGCTGTTCCGCACCGCGCAGGAAGCGCTCGCCAACGCCTCGCGCCATTCGCAAGCGCAGAAGGTGACGCTGAGCCTGCAGCGCCGCGGCGAGGAACTGCACCTGGACGTGCGCGACGACGGCCGCGGCTGCGACCCGGTCGCCGCGATCGCCAGCGGCGGCAACGGCCTGAGCGGCATGCGCGAACGCCTGCGCCTGTACGGCGGCCGGCTCGATCTGGTCAGCGCCCCGGGCCAAGGCCTGCGCCTGACCGCGCGGGTGCCGCTGGACTACGCCTGA
- a CDS encoding serine/threonine-protein kinase, with amino-acid sequence MSDTTATGLYGGRGLAPGSLLAGRFRIEAMIGLGGMGEVYRAFDTTLDIQVALKLLRPELAARGDAFERFRQELLTARQVSSPRVVRIHDLFRHDGHWLIGMDWIDGEALDRRLDRDGALPVDEAVRIARQIAEGLAAAHARGVVHRDLKPANVLLDRNGDALIADFGVARSLAGSGLTQTGAIVGTPDYLSPEQARGEGADARSDLYALGLILHEMLSAQMPFAGGTASEVLAQRMLRTPPPVSRLRPDAPAWLVRLTDRLLRPQPAHRLPDAATVIAAIDRRHVPRDWRPSRGAWIGLAGAAALAAVAAGAWWLRPAAPSVAGSASVAPAAAPLHRLLIAPLDAASGGDAERAYPRALAAALRQAVAARGAVVVDDERSQQALRQLDPSGAAPPPATQLARLARADRVLGFALAREGAQWRLRARLHAGDGAAQEFAAQAADPAQAMAALLAQPQLQAALGLGAVAQTAGAPSTPAPTNSAAATIPANALEAYGAGLNARDSGDLAAAVAAFERASAAAPSFSGAWLALAEARNAAGDGDAAYAALESGEGAAAGDAAASARFAAERAALDGDAEAVAAYWRKRAQAAPDDAYAQLALARALGAGGDAAAAIAQLRALTARDPDDPRAWFELGKFSILHGQAQPAVDDYLTRALVQFKRGGNRYGEGETENALGIGYARLGQNDHALTQYRNAVELRRAVGNRRGLATSLRNLGNVLALTGRFDEAARSLGQARELYAALDDRHGLAAVENELGLLAEERGDYPAALAAFRRALAAWQQAGDAAGTAQALNDIGFAHYQLGAYDDAQAYLVQSREAYAKLGDDTGKVRTAQNLGLLASARGQWPQAREALQGSLDAALAAQMMEEAAVGRRNLGELELMQGRIGAALDQLDAAAALFRQREDARGQADVGLLRAQALAAARADAQARSTLDALAPQLQHASSEQRGIAALLRAQLDGAGGDRNGERAALAQARREAEQSGVRLLQLQVALQTADADGRLDSTLEQRIAALGHAGLRLQAARVRMRLALAAGDADVALRAYRDAQPLLRRGEHLEAGALHALAAQAQRAQGRETDAAASDARALAERQRLHEQLPPALRAGYDPARAQAANAAPKPRPAP; translated from the coding sequence GTGAGCGACACCACCGCGACCGGCCTGTACGGAGGCCGCGGCCTCGCGCCCGGCAGCCTGCTGGCCGGGCGCTTCCGCATCGAGGCGATGATCGGCCTGGGCGGCATGGGCGAGGTCTACCGCGCCTTCGACACCACGCTCGACATCCAGGTCGCGCTCAAGCTGCTGCGCCCGGAACTGGCCGCGCGCGGCGACGCGTTCGAGCGCTTCCGCCAGGAACTGCTGACCGCGCGGCAGGTGTCGAGCCCGCGCGTGGTGCGCATCCACGACCTGTTCCGCCACGACGGCCACTGGCTGATCGGCATGGACTGGATCGACGGCGAAGCGCTGGACCGGCGCCTGGACCGCGACGGCGCGCTGCCCGTCGACGAAGCCGTGCGCATCGCCCGGCAGATCGCCGAAGGCTTGGCCGCGGCGCACGCGCGCGGCGTGGTCCATCGCGATCTCAAGCCCGCCAACGTGCTGCTCGACCGCAACGGCGACGCACTGATCGCCGACTTCGGCGTGGCCCGCTCGCTGGCCGGCAGCGGCCTGACCCAGACCGGCGCGATCGTCGGCACGCCGGATTACCTCTCGCCCGAACAGGCGCGCGGCGAAGGCGCCGACGCGCGCAGCGACTTGTACGCGCTCGGTTTGATCCTGCACGAAATGCTCAGCGCGCAAATGCCCTTCGCCGGCGGCACCGCCAGCGAAGTGCTGGCCCAGCGCATGCTGCGCACGCCGCCGCCGGTGAGCCGCCTGCGCCCCGACGCGCCGGCGTGGCTGGTGCGCTTGACCGACCGCTTGCTGCGCCCGCAGCCGGCGCACCGTCTGCCCGACGCCGCCACGGTGATCGCGGCGATCGACCGCCGCCACGTGCCGCGCGATTGGCGGCCGAGCCGCGGCGCGTGGATCGGCTTGGCCGGCGCGGCCGCGTTGGCCGCGGTCGCGGCGGGCGCGTGGTGGTTGCGGCCGGCGGCGCCGTCCGTCGCCGGCAGCGCGAGCGTCGCGCCCGCCGCGGCGCCGCTGCATCGTTTGTTGATCGCGCCGCTCGACGCCGCGTCCGGCGGCGACGCCGAGCGCGCTTATCCGCGCGCGCTCGCCGCGGCGCTGCGTCAGGCCGTGGCCGCACGCGGCGCGGTCGTGGTCGACGACGAACGCAGCCAGCAAGCGCTGCGCCAACTCGATCCCAGCGGCGCCGCGCCGCCGCCGGCGACCCAACTCGCCCGGCTCGCGCGCGCCGACCGCGTGCTCGGGTTCGCGCTCGCGCGCGAGGGCGCGCAGTGGCGCTTGCGCGCGCGCCTGCACGCGGGCGACGGGGCCGCGCAGGAATTCGCCGCGCAAGCCGCGGACCCGGCGCAGGCGATGGCCGCACTGCTCGCGCAGCCGCAGTTGCAGGCGGCGCTCGGCCTCGGCGCGGTCGCACAAACGGCCGGCGCGCCGTCCACGCCAGCGCCGACGAACAGCGCGGCGGCGACGATTCCGGCGAACGCGCTGGAGGCCTACGGCGCCGGCTTGAACGCCCGCGACAGCGGCGACCTCGCCGCCGCCGTCGCCGCGTTCGAACGCGCCAGCGCCGCCGCGCCCTCGTTCTCCGGCGCATGGCTGGCCTTGGCCGAAGCACGCAACGCCGCCGGCGACGGCGACGCCGCCTACGCCGCGCTGGAAAGCGGCGAAGGCGCCGCGGCCGGCGACGCCGCGGCGAGCGCGCGCTTCGCCGCCGAACGCGCCGCGCTCGACGGCGACGCCGAAGCGGTCGCCGCCTATTGGCGCAAACGCGCCCAAGCCGCGCCCGACGACGCCTACGCGCAACTGGCGCTGGCGCGCGCGCTCGGCGCCGGCGGCGATGCGGCCGCGGCGATCGCGCAACTGCGCGCGCTGACCGCGCGCGACCCCGACGACCCGCGCGCGTGGTTCGAGCTCGGCAAGTTCTCGATCCTGCACGGCCAGGCGCAACCGGCCGTCGACGATTACCTGACCCGCGCGCTGGTCCAGTTCAAGCGCGGCGGCAACCGCTACGGCGAAGGCGAAACCGAGAACGCGCTCGGCATCGGCTACGCCCGTCTCGGCCAGAACGATCACGCGCTGACGCAGTACCGCAACGCGGTCGAACTGCGCCGCGCGGTCGGCAACCGGCGCGGGCTGGCGACCAGCCTGCGCAACCTCGGCAACGTGCTCGCGCTGACCGGCCGCTTCGACGAGGCCGCGCGCAGCCTCGGCCAGGCGCGCGAACTCTATGCCGCGCTCGACGACCGCCACGGCCTGGCCGCGGTCGAAAACGAACTCGGCCTGCTCGCCGAGGAACGCGGCGACTACCCCGCCGCGCTGGCCGCGTTCCGGCGCGCGCTGGCGGCATGGCAGCAGGCCGGCGACGCCGCCGGCACCGCCCAGGCGCTCAACGACATCGGCTTCGCTCATTACCAACTCGGTGCCTACGACGACGCCCAGGCCTATCTGGTGCAGTCGCGCGAGGCCTACGCCAAGCTCGGCGACGACACCGGCAAGGTGCGCACCGCGCAGAACCTCGGCTTGCTGGCGAGCGCGCGCGGGCAGTGGCCGCAGGCGCGCGAAGCGCTGCAGGGCTCGCTCGACGCCGCGCTGGCCGCGCAGATGATGGAAGAGGCCGCGGTCGGCCGGCGCAATCTGGGCGAACTGGAATTGATGCAGGGCCGCATCGGCGCCGCGCTCGATCAGCTCGACGCCGCCGCCGCGCTGTTCCGCCAGCGCGAAGACGCGCGCGGCCAAGCCGACGTCGGCCTGCTGCGCGCGCAGGCGCTGGCCGCCGCGCGCGCCGATGCGCAGGCGCGCTCGACCCTCGACGCGCTGGCGCCGCAGTTGCAACATGCCTCGTCCGAACAACGCGGCATCGCGGCCCTGCTGCGCGCGCAACTCGACGGCGCCGGCGGCGACCGCAACGGCGAACGCGCCGCGCTGGCGCAAGCGCGGCGCGAGGCCGAGCAATCCGGCGTGCGGCTGCTGCAATTGCAGGTCGCGCTGCAAACCGCCGACGCCGACGGCCGCTTGGACTCCACGCTCGAACAACGCATCGCCGCGCTCGGCCACGCCGGCCTGCGCCTGCAGGCCGCGCGCGTGCGCATGCGTCTCGCGCTCGCCGCCGGCGACGCCGACGTGGCTCTGCGCGCCTACCGCGACGCGCAGCCGCTGCTGCGCCGCGGCGAGCATCTGGAAGCCGGCGCGCTGCACGCGCTGGCCGCGCAAGCGCAGCGCGCGCAAGGCCGCGAAACCGACGCCGCCGCCAGCGACGCGCGCGCCCTGGCCGAACGCCAGCGCCTGCACGAACAGCTGCCGCCGGCCTTGCGCGCCGGCTACGACCCGGCCCGTGCGCAAGCGGCCAACGCCGCGCCGAAACCGCGGCCTGCGCCATGA
- a CDS encoding FHA domain-containing protein gives MPARLIVYPPEAAAISRWIPAGSHLRIGRDPACELRIDHPSISRLHAELIHDAEGWRLVDLGSKNGTHVDGLQVAHAGLDRSEGWLRFGDVLCEFSLHEDAEAEVWQARERERRALSAAWTRRLEGAPPADDDAQAAAPGDADLAGDILRGVVELAGCSRGFLLLAQGEDFLVQASLSLERDDLNARAFSGSVGAVQRCLHERQPVVVNWIDDDPWLSQRSSVVTGGLQSLVCLPLLHAGRTLGAVYADRRGAGEAISQFDMELLAAFADSAALWLLAQRAFDALEPAAAPLRWTRILGAQATSS, from the coding sequence ATGCCGGCGCGCCTGATCGTTTACCCGCCCGAAGCCGCAGCCATCAGCCGATGGATACCCGCCGGTTCGCATTTGCGCATCGGCCGCGATCCCGCGTGCGAGCTTCGCATCGACCATCCCTCCATCTCGCGCCTGCACGCCGAGTTGATCCACGACGCCGAAGGTTGGCGGCTGGTCGACCTCGGCAGCAAGAACGGCACCCACGTCGACGGCCTGCAGGTCGCCCATGCCGGGCTCGACCGCAGCGAAGGCTGGCTGCGCTTCGGCGACGTGCTGTGCGAGTTCTCGCTGCACGAGGACGCCGAGGCCGAAGTCTGGCAGGCGCGCGAGCGCGAACGCCGCGCGCTGTCGGCGGCGTGGACGCGCCGCTTGGAAGGCGCACCGCCCGCCGACGACGACGCTCAAGCCGCCGCGCCCGGCGACGCCGATCTGGCCGGCGACATCCTGCGCGGCGTGGTCGAACTGGCCGGCTGCAGCCGCGGCTTCCTGCTGCTGGCCCAGGGCGAGGACTTCCTGGTCCAGGCCAGCCTGTCGCTGGAACGCGACGACCTCAACGCCCGCGCCTTCTCCGGCAGCGTCGGCGCGGTGCAGCGCTGCCTGCACGAGCGCCAGCCGGTGGTGGTGAACTGGATCGACGACGACCCGTGGCTGTCGCAGCGCTCCTCGGTGGTGACCGGCGGCCTGCAGAGTCTGGTCTGCCTGCCGCTGCTGCACGCCGGCCGCACCCTCGGCGCGGTCTACGCCGACCGCCGCGGCGCCGGCGAGGCGATCAGCCAGTTCGACATGGAACTGCTCGCCGCCTTCGCCGACAGCGCCGCGCTGTGGCTGCTCGCGCAGCGCGCGTTCGACGCGCTCGAACCGGCGGCCGCGCCGCTGCGCTGGACCCGCATTCTCGGCGCGCAGGCCACCTCCTCGTGA